From one Simplicispira suum genomic stretch:
- the yaaA gene encoding peroxide stress protein YaaA — MLILLSPAKSLDFETPLPPGLAHTLPAFPAQARELVGILRGFAPQELASLMHISDALAALNVARYANFRARPGEAHARQALLAFNGDAYDGLGAHSLDAQALAWAQDHLAILSGLYGVLRPLDRMQPYRLEMGTRLATPHGTNLYDFWGAQIARHLDKQLRKHPGEPLVVNLASQEYFKSVDRKALRARVAECVFEDWHAGAWKVIGFHAKRARGRMARFAILQRAQALEDLQGFDADGYAFAPAASSADRLVFRRRSA; from the coding sequence ATGCTGATCCTGCTCTCGCCCGCCAAGTCGCTCGATTTCGAAACGCCGCTGCCACCCGGACTGGCGCACACGCTGCCTGCCTTTCCTGCGCAGGCCCGCGAACTGGTGGGGATCCTGCGCGGCTTTGCACCGCAGGAGCTGGCCTCCCTGATGCACATCAGCGACGCACTGGCGGCACTGAACGTGGCGCGCTACGCAAACTTTCGAGCACGCCCGGGGGAAGCCCACGCGCGCCAGGCGTTGCTGGCCTTCAATGGCGACGCCTACGACGGTCTCGGCGCGCACAGCCTCGATGCGCAAGCGCTCGCCTGGGCGCAAGACCACCTGGCGATTCTGAGCGGCCTCTACGGCGTGCTGCGGCCGCTGGACCGCATGCAGCCCTACCGCCTGGAGATGGGTACGCGCCTGGCCACGCCCCATGGCACCAACCTGTACGACTTCTGGGGTGCGCAGATCGCGCGCCACCTGGACAAACAGCTGCGCAAGCACCCTGGCGAGCCCCTTGTGGTGAACCTGGCGTCGCAAGAATATTTCAAGTCTGTGGATCGCAAGGCGCTGCGCGCCCGCGTCGCCGAATGCGTCTTTGAAGACTGGCACGCGGGCGCCTGGAAGGTCATCGGCTTTCACGCCAAGCGGGCGCGCGGGCGCATGGCGCGCTTTGCCATCTTGCAGCGCGCCCAGGCGCTGGAGGATCTGCAAGGCTTTGATGCAGACGGCTATGCCTTTGCTCCTGCCGCGTCTTCTGCCGACCGCCTGGTGTTTCGCCGTCGCAGCGCATGA
- a CDS encoding DUF3224 domain-containing protein yields MKITGTFKTKNFKPGVLSPTPEIQTELPTGVATMEKQYFGQIEGRSATLFTAAFDPESGLGAYCAMESFEGSLNGKSGTFNFIHSAATSGKDRTNEFFSIVEGSGTGDLRAIQGSGGMRIDPDGTHHIWFDVSGLS; encoded by the coding sequence ATGAAAATCACCGGCACATTCAAGACCAAGAACTTCAAGCCCGGAGTGCTTTCCCCCACACCGGAAATCCAGACGGAACTGCCTACCGGGGTCGCCACGATGGAAAAACAGTACTTCGGGCAGATTGAGGGGCGCTCAGCGACCTTGTTCACTGCGGCATTCGACCCTGAGTCCGGGCTGGGCGCGTATTGCGCCATGGAATCCTTCGAGGGCTCTTTGAATGGAAAGAGCGGCACATTCAATTTCATTCACTCAGCGGCGACAAGTGGAAAAGACAGAACCAACGAGTTCTTCTCGATCGTTGAAGGCAGCGGAACCGGCGATCTCCGAGCCATTCAAGGCAGCGGCGGTATGCGGATCGATCCGGATGGCACCCACCACATCTGGTTTGATGTAAGCGGCTTGTCTTAG
- a CDS encoding Rne/Rng family ribonuclease, translating to MKRMLINATQPEERRLAIVDGQKLLDYEIEIEGREQRKGNIYKAVVTRVEPSLEACFVDYGEDRHGFLPFKEISKQYFAPGVSPSQARINEVIKEGQELLIQVEKEERGNKGAALTTFISLAGRYVVLMPNNPRGGGVSRRIEGEDRAELKENMDQLEYPNGMSIIARTAGIGRSAPELQWDLNYLLKLWNAIDGAAQGGKGAFLIYQESSLVIRAIRDYFNNDIGDILIDTDDIYEQAQQFMAHVMPEHAARVKRYRDDAALFSRFQIEHQIESAYARTVQLPSGGAIVIDHTEALVSVDVNSARAIKGGDIEETATRTNLEAADEVARQMRLRDLGGLIVIDFIDMEESKNRREVENRLRDALRQDRARVQFGTISKFGLMEMSRQRLKPALSEGSSIPCPRCGGSGHIRDTESSALQILRIIQEESMKDNTAAVHCQVPVEVASFLLNEKRTEIAKIELKQRITVLMVPSKALETPNYKLERLKHDDPRLDHVEASYLLADQEEDPTAVTRRSQEPTNKQTPVIKGVLPDAPAPQAAPRAEGEVRAPRGGTRPSAAATAAPVAAAPAPATPQGLRAPEPGFLSWLKNLFGMGDTPPAAVPAPQPAPVATAPAREPRRDGRNGSGDRSRRGGGRDAPRDGNREAQGESRGEGRGRSRGERGNTEARAPRDGERMDGRSEGRSDGRGRGRNGRGDSDNRSSGSAMATDQTASTGADMSLQAPEGETRSERPARSNEARRERGEGNGRRERAPRGEGRERTPRSNDATASQAPDFADTAPIDSLPDIDLSADEGVNAAQATEPQERSERRSRDRYGRDRQRGSRQQAAPAVEGEMMSFDEPAAAASEASDEAPRRSYFAAAAPAAEAAPAPAPVPAANLPAEPPPALTPPPAAFSEVAQTVAAPAGERAPSPPPQAAVPVAPRPAPAPAPAPAQAASTAMPRVASYSLPVDEMQQVAASSGLQWVGSDPSKVAAAQAAAAAEPQPLRVPRERPPVPKLDDGPLVLVETHRDLSDLKLPFDQPRG from the coding sequence ATGAAACGGATGCTGATCAATGCCACGCAGCCTGAAGAGCGCCGCCTGGCCATCGTCGACGGACAAAAACTCCTCGACTACGAAATCGAGATCGAAGGGCGCGAACAGCGCAAGGGCAACATCTACAAGGCCGTCGTCACGCGCGTCGAGCCCAGTCTGGAAGCCTGCTTCGTCGACTACGGCGAAGACCGCCACGGCTTCCTGCCGTTCAAGGAAATCTCCAAACAGTATTTCGCCCCCGGTGTCTCGCCCAGCCAGGCGCGCATCAACGAGGTCATCAAAGAAGGCCAGGAGCTGCTGATTCAGGTCGAGAAGGAAGAGCGCGGCAACAAGGGTGCAGCCCTGACGACCTTCATCTCGCTGGCCGGCCGCTACGTGGTGCTGATGCCCAACAACCCGCGCGGAGGCGGCGTTTCGCGCCGCATCGAGGGCGAGGACCGTGCCGAGCTCAAGGAGAACATGGACCAGCTGGAATACCCCAACGGCATGTCCATCATCGCCCGCACCGCCGGCATCGGCCGCAGCGCGCCCGAGCTGCAGTGGGACCTGAACTACTTGCTGAAACTCTGGAACGCCATCGACGGCGCGGCCCAGGGCGGCAAAGGCGCCTTCCTGATTTACCAAGAATCGAGCCTGGTGATTCGCGCCATCCGCGATTACTTCAACAACGACATCGGCGACATCCTCATCGATACCGACGACATCTACGAGCAGGCGCAGCAATTCATGGCGCACGTCATGCCCGAGCATGCCGCCCGCGTGAAGCGCTACCGCGACGACGCCGCGCTGTTTTCCCGCTTCCAGATCGAGCACCAGATCGAGTCGGCCTACGCGCGCACCGTGCAGCTGCCGTCCGGAGGCGCCATCGTGATCGACCACACCGAAGCATTGGTTTCCGTGGACGTGAACTCGGCCCGCGCCATCAAGGGCGGCGACATCGAGGAAACTGCCACCCGCACCAACCTGGAAGCCGCCGACGAAGTGGCGCGCCAGATGCGGCTGCGCGACCTGGGCGGCCTGATCGTCATCGACTTCATCGACATGGAAGAGTCGAAGAACCGCCGCGAAGTCGAAAACCGCTTGCGCGACGCGCTGCGCCAGGACCGCGCCCGCGTGCAGTTCGGCACGATTTCCAAGTTCGGCCTGATGGAAATGAGCCGCCAGCGCTTAAAGCCTGCGCTCAGCGAAGGCTCTTCCATCCCCTGCCCGCGCTGCGGCGGCTCCGGCCACATCCGCGACACCGAGTCTTCGGCGCTGCAGATCCTGCGCATCATTCAGGAAGAATCCATGAAGGACAACACCGCCGCCGTGCACTGCCAGGTGCCGGTGGAAGTGGCGAGTTTCCTGCTGAACGAAAAACGCACCGAAATTGCCAAAATCGAGCTCAAGCAGCGCATCACCGTGTTGATGGTGCCCAGCAAGGCACTGGAAACGCCCAACTACAAGTTGGAGCGCCTCAAGCACGACGACCCGCGCCTGGACCATGTGGAAGCCAGCTACCTGCTTGCCGACCAGGAAGAAGACCCCACGGCCGTCACCCGCCGCTCGCAAGAGCCGACCAACAAGCAGACCCCGGTGATCAAGGGCGTGCTGCCCGACGCTCCGGCACCGCAAGCCGCACCCCGCGCTGAAGGTGAAGTGCGCGCACCGCGCGGCGGCACACGGCCCAGCGCGGCTGCTACCGCCGCGCCTGTGGCAGCCGCCCCTGCGCCAGCCACCCCGCAGGGTTTGCGCGCGCCCGAACCCGGCTTCCTGAGCTGGCTCAAGAACCTCTTTGGCATGGGCGATACGCCGCCAGCGGCCGTGCCAGCGCCGCAGCCGGCGCCTGTGGCAACCGCGCCTGCACGGGAACCCCGCCGCGACGGACGCAATGGCAGTGGCGACCGCAGCCGCCGGGGCGGTGGCCGCGACGCACCACGCGATGGCAACCGCGAAGCCCAGGGTGAAAGCCGTGGCGAGGGCCGCGGCCGCTCGCGCGGTGAACGCGGCAATACCGAAGCGCGCGCGCCCCGCGACGGCGAGCGCATGGATGGACGCAGCGAGGGCCGCAGCGACGGACGTGGACGCGGCCGCAACGGACGCGGCGACAGCGACAATCGCTCTAGCGGCTCCGCAATGGCCACCGACCAGACCGCTTCAACCGGCGCCGACATGTCCTTGCAGGCCCCCGAGGGCGAAACCCGCAGCGAACGCCCGGCCCGCAGCAACGAAGCACGGCGCGAGCGCGGCGAAGGCAACGGCCGGCGCGAGCGCGCCCCGCGTGGCGAAGGCCGCGAACGCACGCCGCGCAGCAACGATGCCACAGCATCGCAAGCTCCTGACTTTGCAGATACCGCGCCGATTGATTCGTTGCCGGACATCGATCTCTCGGCAGACGAAGGCGTGAATGCTGCCCAGGCCACGGAACCGCAGGAGCGCAGCGAGCGCCGCTCGCGCGACCGCTACGGGCGCGACCGCCAGCGCGGCAGCCGCCAGCAGGCAGCCCCGGCCGTCGAAGGCGAAATGATGTCCTTCGACGAGCCCGCTGCTGCGGCTTCCGAAGCCAGCGACGAGGCGCCACGGCGCAGCTACTTTGCCGCCGCTGCACCTGCCGCTGAAGCTGCTCCGGCACCGGCTCCCGTGCCCGCAGCGAACCTGCCTGCAGAGCCGCCGCCGGCCCTCACGCCCCCGCCAGCTGCGTTCAGCGAAGTCGCACAGACCGTCGCAGCGCCTGCTGGTGAGCGTGCACCAAGCCCGCCGCCACAAGCAGCCGTGCCTGTCGCGCCCCGGCCGGCGCCAGCTCCCGCTCCGGCGCCAGCCCAAGCGGCCAGCACCGCGATGCCACGTGTGGCGTCCTACAGCCTGCCGGTCGACGAAATGCAGCAAGTGGCTGCCAGTTCGGGGCTGCAGTGGGTCGGTTCCGACCCTTCCAAGGTCGCTGCGGCCCAGGCCGCCGCCGCGGCCGAGCCGCAGCCCCTGCGCGTGCCACGCGAACGCCCTCCGGTGCCCAAGCTGGACGATGGCCCGCTGGTGCTGGTGGAAACCCACCGCGACCTGAGTGATCTGAAGCTCCCCTTCGATCAGCCACGCGGCTGA
- a CDS encoding 2OG-Fe(II) oxygenase: protein MDEHKPFPFATIGQQAALVSDEVRVWVNEQGAAGVARAAMHAALTAAGWEAAAAEAALGQVLDEPGAAPPRVPGPRLSDAPHVLDAAGQAVGVQVALDRPPLVVFSQLLSADECAALIDAARPRLARSLTVQTQTGGEEINADRTSEGMFFQRGENAVVQRLEERIAALLDWPVDHGEGLQVLHYGPGAEYKPHYDYFDPAEAGTASMLRRGGQRVATLVMYLNTPQAGGATVFPCLGLTVSPQRGNAVFFSYDRPRPDTRTLHGGAPVLAGEKWIATKWLRERKFE from the coding sequence ATGGACGAGCACAAACCCTTCCCTTTCGCCACCATTGGCCAGCAGGCTGCTCTTGTATCCGACGAAGTGCGCGTCTGGGTGAACGAGCAAGGCGCGGCCGGCGTGGCCCGCGCTGCCATGCACGCGGCCTTGACCGCTGCCGGCTGGGAGGCGGCTGCAGCCGAGGCGGCGCTTGGCCAGGTGTTGGATGAACCGGGCGCTGCGCCGCCCCGCGTGCCCGGTCCCAGGCTGTCCGACGCACCCCACGTGCTGGACGCGGCCGGGCAGGCGGTGGGGGTGCAGGTGGCGCTCGATCGCCCGCCCCTTGTCGTGTTTTCGCAGTTGCTCTCCGCCGATGAATGCGCCGCCTTGATCGACGCCGCACGCCCCCGCCTGGCGCGCTCGCTCACCGTACAAACGCAGACCGGCGGCGAAGAGATCAACGCCGACCGCACCAGCGAAGGCATGTTTTTCCAGCGCGGCGAGAACGCCGTGGTGCAGCGCCTGGAAGAGCGCATTGCCGCATTGCTGGACTGGCCGGTGGATCACGGAGAAGGCCTGCAGGTGCTGCACTATGGGCCGGGCGCCGAATACAAGCCGCACTACGACTATTTCGACCCGGCCGAGGCGGGCACCGCCAGCATGCTGCGCCGGGGCGGGCAGCGCGTGGCCACGCTGGTGATGTACCTCAACACACCCCAGGCCGGCGGCGCCACGGTGTTCCCCTGCCTGGGCCTCACGGTGTCGCCCCAGCGCGGCAACGCCGTCTTCTTCAGCTACGACCGGCCACGCCCTGACACGCGCACGCTGCACGGCGGTGCGCCGGTACTGGCAGGGGAAAAGTGGATTGCCACCAAGTGGCTGCGCGAGCGAAAATTTGAATAA
- the queF gene encoding NADPH-dependent 7-cyano-7-deazaguanine reductase QueF (Catalyzes the NADPH-dependent reduction of 7-cyano-7-deazaguanine (preQ0) to 7-aminomethyl-7-deazaguanine (preQ1) in queuosine biosynthesis) has product MNTPEQSPLGKDSATPEHYDPALLFPIARAAKRAEIGVGAQPRFFGADLWTAFELSWLNARGKPQVALAHLTVPCESPNIIESKSLKLYLGSFANTPFASPQDVAAHIRSDLSEAAWAGSERNGSVGVRLLLPELFEREAVQELDGLSLDRLDIECTRYTPAPDLLRAAHDEAPVSEVLTSNLLKSNCLVTGQPDWGSIRIAYSGAQMDQESLLQYLVSFRNHNEFHEQCVERIFMDLWTHCQPVKLEVYARYTRRGGLDINPWRTSHPMAPPPNVRTARQ; this is encoded by the coding sequence ATGAACACCCCTGAACAATCCCCGCTGGGCAAAGACAGCGCCACACCCGAGCACTACGACCCGGCGCTGCTGTTTCCCATTGCCCGCGCCGCCAAGCGCGCCGAAATCGGCGTCGGTGCCCAGCCCCGCTTCTTCGGCGCCGACCTGTGGACAGCATTCGAACTCTCCTGGCTGAATGCGCGCGGCAAACCGCAGGTGGCGCTGGCGCACCTCACCGTGCCCTGCGAGTCGCCCAACATCATCGAGAGCAAATCCCTCAAGCTCTACCTGGGCAGCTTTGCCAACACGCCTTTCGCCAGCCCGCAAGACGTCGCAGCGCACATCCGCAGCGATTTGTCGGAGGCCGCCTGGGCGGGCTCGGAGCGCAACGGCAGCGTGGGCGTGCGCCTGCTGCTGCCCGAGCTGTTCGAGCGCGAGGCGGTGCAGGAACTCGACGGCCTCAGCCTGGACCGGCTGGACATCGAATGCACGCGCTACACGCCGGCACCCGATTTGCTGCGAGCGGCGCATGACGAAGCCCCCGTCAGCGAGGTGCTCACCAGCAACCTGCTCAAAAGCAACTGCCTGGTCACCGGCCAGCCCGACTGGGGCAGCATTCGCATTGCCTACAGCGGCGCGCAAATGGACCAGGAATCGCTGCTGCAGTACCTGGTGAGTTTCCGCAACCACAACGAATTCCACGAGCAGTGCGTGGAACGCATTTTCATGGACCTGTGGACACACTGCCAGCCCGTCAAGCTGGAGGTGTATGCACGCTATACGCGCCGCGGTGGCCTGGACATCAACCCCTGGCGCACCAGCCACCCCATGGCGCCGCCGCCCAACGTGCGCACGGCGCGGCAGTAG
- a CDS encoding Y-family DNA polymerase encodes MDAFFASVELLRYPQLKGLPVVIGGARRTVDELLLQGTDGSGERERCFVPVADFPLLKDYVGRGVITTATYPARQFGVGSAMGMMKAAKLCPQAIVLPVDFDEVRRFSRLFKNTIAEIAPVMEDRGVDEVYIDFTDVPGGQREGGRVLARLIQKSIFQATGLTCSLGVAPNKLLAKMASEFDKPNGVAILYEHEVQQRIWPLACRKINGIGPKAGDKLARHGIQTIGELAAQPKDWLVQHFGRATGAWLHESAWGRDSRPVQTHSEPVSMSRETTFERDLHAVQDRRELGAIFTQLCQQVAADLQRKGYVGRGIGIKLRYADFSTVTRDHTLAAATHDAAAIRRAAGLCLKRAPLNQRLRLLGVRVGGLSRVGEGLLHPPSQSGALSAPARQPGLF; translated from the coding sequence ATGGATGCGTTCTTCGCCTCGGTCGAACTGCTGCGCTACCCGCAGCTCAAGGGCTTGCCAGTCGTCATTGGCGGCGCGCGGCGCACGGTGGACGAATTGCTGCTGCAGGGGACGGACGGCAGCGGTGAGCGCGAGCGCTGCTTTGTGCCGGTGGCTGATTTTCCCCTGCTCAAGGACTACGTCGGCCGGGGCGTGATCACCACAGCCACTTACCCGGCGCGGCAGTTTGGCGTGGGATCGGCCATGGGCATGATGAAGGCGGCCAAGCTGTGCCCGCAGGCCATCGTGCTGCCGGTCGATTTTGACGAGGTGCGCCGTTTCTCGCGGTTGTTCAAAAACACGATTGCCGAGATCGCGCCGGTCATGGAGGACCGTGGCGTCGACGAGGTCTACATCGACTTCACCGACGTCCCTGGGGGCCAGCGCGAAGGCGGGCGCGTGCTGGCGCGGTTGATTCAAAAGTCGATTTTTCAGGCCACCGGCCTGACCTGCTCGCTCGGTGTCGCACCGAACAAATTGCTGGCCAAGATGGCCAGCGAATTCGACAAACCCAATGGCGTCGCCATCTTGTACGAACACGAAGTGCAGCAGCGCATCTGGCCGCTGGCCTGCCGCAAGATCAACGGCATTGGCCCCAAGGCGGGCGACAAGCTGGCCCGGCATGGCATCCAGACGATTGGGGAACTCGCTGCGCAGCCCAAAGATTGGTTGGTGCAGCACTTTGGCCGCGCCACGGGCGCCTGGCTGCATGAATCAGCCTGGGGGCGCGACAGCCGCCCGGTGCAGACCCACAGCGAGCCGGTGAGCATGAGCCGCGAAACCACTTTTGAGCGCGATTTGCACGCAGTGCAGGACCGCCGCGAGCTGGGCGCCATCTTCACCCAGTTGTGCCAGCAGGTGGCGGCCGATCTGCAGCGCAAAGGTTACGTGGGCCGGGGCATAGGCATCAAGCTGCGCTATGCCGATTTTTCTACGGTCACCCGCGATCACACGCTCGCTGCCGCCACGCATGACGCAGCTGCCATTCGCCGTGCGGCCGGGCTGTGCCTCAAGCGTGCACCGCTGAATCAGCGCTTGCGGCTTCTCGGCGTGCGGGTGGGTGGATTGAGCCGCGTGGGCGAGGGGCTGCTGCACCCGCCGTCCCAATCTGGTGCTCTGAGCGCGCCAGCGCGCCAGCCCGGGCTTTTTTGA
- a CDS encoding methyl-accepting chemotaxis protein, producing the protein MRTNLPVTHTEFDYPSHELLMSTTDNKGVMTHCNAAFARVSGYSMDELMGQPHNLIRHPDMPPEAYKDLWATIGRGRNWTGMVKNRRKNGDFYWVRANVTPMMVDGKPRGYMSVRVKPTREEVRAAEALYQQIREERERGASSFYLHAGRVRRPGWRNALGKLQRLNPTHRLFGLLLPLLAVALLPGFLGWTTTMELVAGQAVALVALAALTLWWCQRSITAPLATTARLMTDIAGCDLAHTQQEPVGNSPVELLLERVQRIHLNLRAVVGDARQEIGGFGSISSEIAQSAQDLSERTESQASSLEETAAAMEELSSTVRQSAETTQKVQKESEHSAELARSGGEAVAQVGAVVQAIAQSSGKMGQIIATIEGIAFQTNILALNAAVEAARAGEQGRGFAVVASEVRALAQRSATAAGEIRGLIGESGAHIERGAGQMQAAGKTIAEVVRSVAHVNTLMGQISIATREQAQGISQVNEAVTDLDRVTQQNAALVEESAASARSMSDNAGVLGRTLEVFRLH; encoded by the coding sequence ATGCGCACCAACCTTCCCGTCACCCACACCGAATTCGACTATCCCAGCCACGAGCTGCTGATGTCGACCACCGACAACAAGGGGGTGATGACGCATTGCAACGCCGCTTTTGCGCGGGTCAGCGGTTACTCCATGGACGAACTCATGGGCCAGCCGCACAACCTGATTCGCCACCCCGATATGCCGCCCGAGGCCTACAAGGACCTGTGGGCCACCATTGGCCGAGGCCGCAACTGGACAGGCATGGTGAAGAACCGGCGCAAGAACGGGGACTTCTATTGGGTGCGCGCCAATGTCACCCCCATGATGGTGGACGGCAAGCCGCGCGGTTACATGTCGGTGCGCGTCAAGCCCACGCGCGAGGAAGTGCGTGCGGCCGAGGCCTTGTACCAACAGATCCGTGAGGAGCGCGAGCGCGGCGCCAGCAGCTTTTACCTGCATGCCGGGCGCGTGCGGCGGCCAGGCTGGCGCAACGCGCTGGGCAAGTTGCAGCGCTTGAATCCGACGCACCGCCTGTTCGGGCTTCTGCTGCCGCTTTTGGCGGTGGCTCTGCTCCCTGGGTTTCTCGGCTGGACAACAACCATGGAGCTGGTTGCTGGCCAGGCGGTGGCGCTGGTAGCCCTCGCGGCCCTCACACTGTGGTGGTGTCAGCGGAGCATCACCGCGCCCTTGGCCACCACAGCGCGGCTGATGACCGACATTGCCGGTTGCGACCTGGCCCACACGCAACAAGAACCGGTCGGCAACAGCCCGGTCGAACTACTGCTTGAGCGCGTGCAGCGCATTCACCTCAACCTGCGTGCGGTGGTGGGCGATGCACGCCAGGAAATCGGCGGCTTTGGCAGCATTTCCTCCGAGATCGCGCAGAGCGCGCAGGATTTGTCCGAGCGCACCGAATCGCAGGCCAGCAGCCTGGAGGAAACGGCGGCGGCGATGGAGGAACTCTCCAGCACGGTGCGTCAATCGGCAGAAACCACGCAGAAGGTGCAAAAAGAAAGCGAACACAGCGCCGAACTGGCGCGCAGCGGCGGCGAAGCCGTGGCCCAGGTCGGTGCGGTGGTGCAGGCCATTGCGCAGTCGTCAGGCAAGATGGGTCAGATCATCGCCACCATTGAGGGCATTGCCTTCCAGACCAACATCCTGGCGCTCAACGCTGCGGTCGAGGCCGCGCGGGCGGGCGAGCAGGGCCGGGGCTTTGCCGTGGTGGCCAGCGAGGTGCGGGCGCTGGCGCAGCGCAGCGCCACGGCGGCGGGCGAAATCCGTGGCTTGATTGGTGAGTCTGGGGCCCACATCGAACGCGGCGCAGGGCAGATGCAGGCGGCGGGCAAAACCATTGCCGAGGTGGTCCGGTCGGTGGCGCACGTCAATACCTTGATGGGCCAGATCAGCATTGCCACGCGCGAGCAGGCCCAGGGCATTTCGCAAGTGAACGAGGCCGTGACCGACCTGGACCGCGTGACGCAGCAAAACGCCGCGCTGGTGGAAGAGTCCGCCGCTTCGGCCCGCTCCATGAGCGACAACGCCGGCGTGCTCGGCCGCACGCTCGAAGTTTTCCGCCTCCATTGA